One window of the Acidimicrobiia bacterium genome contains the following:
- a CDS encoding MFS transporter: MSAGDQSLHPAIRLHSTRGRWLIATSVLGSAVAFIDGTVVNAALPAISRDFGAGLADLQWVVTSYLLTLGALLVIGGSLGDLFGRRRIFIIGLVGFGVTSLLSGAAPSIETLIAARALQGMAAALLVPGSLAIISASFRPEDRGAAIGAWSGLAGVSTAIGPFLGGWLIDSFSWRLVFLINPPIVALTVLLARRHVPETAEDTADHRVDYLGGIVLALGLAGVVDALIEGPGNGWTPSTLGVGIAGALALATFGVVEARSSHPMVPLAVFRSRQFSGANAVTFLVYGALGSVTFLLVVHLQTDLGYSALEAGAALLPVTVLMLAFSARVGALAQRIGPRLPMSVGPIVVGVGTALLARVGTGSSYWTDVLPAAVVLGVGLTITVAPLTAAVLGAIDDDHAGIGSAINNAVSRIAGLLAIAVLPAVAGLAGAGGRLDLAHGFGRAMVIAGALAAVGGLVSFLTIRRAAPVASIPHVPSVACQDPGLREAPAA, encoded by the coding sequence GTGAGCGCGGGGGACCAAAGCCTCCACCCCGCCATCCGCCTCCATAGCACCCGCGGCCGCTGGCTGATCGCGACCTCGGTCCTCGGGTCGGCCGTCGCCTTCATCGACGGCACCGTCGTCAACGCCGCCCTCCCCGCGATCTCGCGAGACTTCGGTGCCGGCCTGGCCGACCTCCAGTGGGTGGTGACCAGCTACCTCCTGACGTTGGGCGCCTTACTCGTGATCGGAGGGTCCCTCGGCGACCTGTTCGGTCGGCGACGGATCTTCATCATCGGCCTCGTCGGCTTCGGCGTGACCTCGCTGTTGAGCGGCGCGGCTCCGTCCATCGAGACCCTCATCGCCGCCCGCGCCCTCCAGGGGATGGCGGCCGCGCTGCTCGTCCCCGGCAGCCTGGCCATCATCTCCGCCTCCTTCCGCCCCGAGGACCGTGGGGCCGCGATCGGGGCGTGGAGCGGCCTCGCCGGGGTCTCGACCGCGATCGGCCCGTTCCTCGGCGGATGGCTCATCGACTCCTTCTCGTGGCGACTCGTGTTCCTCATCAACCCGCCGATCGTCGCCCTGACCGTGCTGCTGGCGCGGCGTCACGTCCCCGAGACGGCGGAGGACACCGCTGATCACCGCGTCGACTACCTCGGCGGCATCGTGCTCGCGCTCGGCCTCGCGGGCGTCGTGGACGCGCTCATCGAGGGGCCGGGCAACGGCTGGACGCCCTCGACCCTCGGCGTGGGGATCGCCGGGGCCCTGGCCCTCGCGACGTTCGGCGTCGTGGAGGCGCGGTCGTCGCACCCGATGGTCCCGCTGGCCGTCTTCCGGTCACGGCAGTTCTCGGGCGCCAACGCCGTGACCTTCCTGGTCTACGGGGCCCTCGGCTCGGTCACTTTCCTGCTCGTCGTCCATCTGCAAACCGACCTCGGGTACTCAGCCCTCGAGGCCGGGGCCGCGCTGCTGCCGGTGACGGTGCTGATGCTCGCGTTCTCGGCTCGCGTCGGCGCGCTCGCGCAACGGATCGGGCCGCGCCTCCCGATGAGCGTCGGACCGATCGTGGTCGGCGTCGGGACCGCGCTGCTGGCCCGGGTCGGGACCGGGTCCTCCTACTGGACCGACGTCCTGCCGGCCGCCGTCGTGCTCGGCGTCGGCCTCACGATCACCGTGGCGCCGCTCACCGCCGCGGTCCTGGGCGCGATCGACGACGATCACGCGGGCATCGGCTCGGCGATCAACAACGCGGTCTCCCGCATCGCCGGCCTCCTCGCGATCGCGGTGCTCCCGGCGGTAGCCGGCCTCGCCGGTGCCGGCGGGCGCCTCGACCTCGCCCACGGCTTCGGCCGAGCCATGGTCATCGCCGGCGCGCTGGCGGCGGTGGGCGGGCTGGTCTCGTTCCTCACCATCCGGCGGGCGGCGCCGGTGGCCTCCATTCCCCACGTCCCCTCGGTGGCGTGCCAGGACCCCGGCCTGCGTGAGGCGCCCGCGGCCTGA
- a CDS encoding SDR family oxidoreductase, producing MILDRFQLDGRAAIVTGAGRGLGAGSARALAEAGADVALIARTKEQLEEVAADVRAFRRRALVFPGDVNDLAVVDRLVEATVGEFGRLDVVVNNAGGAMPGPFLDTSVRTFEQALHFNVTTAFALTQAALPHLLVGGGGSVVNISSAMGRLRDRGYAAYGTAKAALTHLTRLLAADCAPRVRVNAIAVGSVATSALDIVLTNDALRSEMVERTPLRRLGEVDDIAIGVLYLASDASSFVTGKVLEIDGGIEAPNLNLGLPDL from the coding sequence GTGATCCTCGACCGCTTTCAACTCGACGGGCGGGCCGCGATCGTGACCGGCGCCGGCCGGGGGCTCGGCGCCGGCTCCGCCCGGGCCCTGGCCGAGGCCGGCGCCGACGTGGCGCTCATCGCCCGGACGAAGGAGCAGCTGGAGGAGGTCGCGGCGGACGTCCGCGCCTTCCGGCGCCGAGCGCTGGTGTTCCCCGGCGACGTCAACGATCTCGCGGTCGTCGACCGCCTCGTGGAGGCGACGGTGGGCGAGTTCGGCCGCCTCGACGTGGTCGTGAACAACGCCGGCGGCGCCATGCCGGGTCCGTTCCTCGACACCTCGGTGCGGACCTTCGAGCAGGCCCTGCACTTCAACGTCACGACGGCGTTCGCCCTGACCCAGGCCGCCCTGCCTCATCTCCTCGTCGGTGGCGGCGGCTCGGTCGTGAACATCAGCTCGGCGATGGGCCGCCTGCGGGATCGCGGCTACGCCGCGTACGGCACGGCCAAGGCTGCGTTGACCCACCTGACCCGGCTCCTCGCCGCCGACTGTGCGCCGCGGGTGCGCGTCAACGCCATCGCCGTCGGCTCGGTCGCCACCTCGGCCCTCGACATCGTGCTGACCAACGATGCGCTCCGCAGTGAGATGGTCGAGCGCACACCCCTTCGAAGACTCGGCGAGGTCGACGACATCGCCATCGGCGTCCTCTATCTCGCGTCGGACGCGTCGAGCTTCGTCACCGGGAAGGTGCTCGAGATCGACGGCGGCATCGAAGCTCCGAACTTGAACCTCGGTCTGCCCGATCTCTGA
- a CDS encoding UBP-type zinc finger domain-containing protein, with amino-acid sequence MAETCTHLEDLTIEAAPTGPGCYECTLIGSTWVHLRRCIECGHIGCCDNSPNRHATKHFHDTQHPLIQSFEPGEDWFWCYVDELMFDVPGRPAGPSHP; translated from the coding sequence GTGGCGGAAACCTGCACCCACCTCGAAGACCTCACGATCGAAGCAGCACCGACCGGCCCGGGGTGCTACGAGTGCACCCTCATCGGCTCGACCTGGGTGCACCTGCGACGTTGCATCGAGTGCGGCCACATTGGCTGCTGCGACAACTCGCCGAATCGTCACGCGACGAAGCACTTCCACGACACCCAACACCCACTCATCCAGTCCTTTGAGCCCGGCGAGGACTGGTTCTGGTGCTACGTCGACGAGCTCATGTTCGACGTGCCGGGCCGCCCCGCGGGCCCGTCCCACCCGTGA